One Labeo rohita strain BAU-BD-2019 chromosome 12, IGBB_LRoh.1.0, whole genome shotgun sequence genomic region harbors:
- the thbs2b gene encoding thrombospondin-2, protein MILRRCLRMLALLLLFTFAKSQDAQLEDETVFDLFETSGISRKTIGVKLFKGLDNDAPAYRFIRFDQLPSVSSTALQKLLLQIQNNEGFILTATLRQDRTSRGTILALEGPGERRQFEVVSDGRTNSLDLVYWWADGSRNVISFEDVDLSDSQWKNVTLYVHGETATLYIGCGLIDSFILDEPFYEHLSATGGRMYVAKGATRESHFRGLLQNVRFIFDTPLEDILESRGCDLANPVEANVVSESAELVEVPSSIATNVIGQNTDVPATSSSELMCERSCEELANLFQELKGLRVVVSNLIDGLQKVTEENTAMKEALNKMQSLSEQTMCWQDGRMFEDKEDWIVDSCTKCTCQEGKVVCRQITCPPVACANPSFIDGECCPVCLPMDSDDGWSPWSEWTQCTVTCGSGTQQRGRSCDDTSNTCSGPSIQTRKCSLGKCDRRVRQDGGWSLWSPWSSCSVTCGEGLITRIRHCNAPVPQRGGKDCEGEGRETQSCHADPCPIDGGWGPWSPWATCSATCGGGLKSRGRECNSPEPQHGGRKCLGDAIENEVCNRKECPIDGCLSNPCFSGVECITDSDGSWECGPCPNGYRGNGTSCEDVNECDMVSDLCHKVGGLQQCVNTDPGFHCLPCPPRYKGTQPYGMGVESAKTNKQVCEPYNPCKDNSHSCHKYAECIFLSHFSDPMYKCECRIGYAGDGIICGEDFDLDGWPNQDLVCGANATYHCKKDNCPTLPNSGQEDFDNDGQGDACDKDDDNDEIVDERDNCPLMYNPRQYDYDKDDVGDRCDNCPYEHNPAQTDTDNNGEGDACSIDMDGDEILNERDNCPLIYNTDQKDTDLDGVGDQCDNCPLVHNPQQTDTDNDLIGDQCDDNQDIDEDGHQNNMDNCPYIPNANQADHDGDGKGDACDFDDDNDGIPDDRDNCRLVSNKDQMDSDGDGRGDACENDFDNDKVPDIFDACPENSAISVTDFRKFQMVHLDPKGTTQIDPNWVVRNQGKELVQTANSDPGIAVGFDEFAAVDFSGTFYVNTDRDDDYAGFVFGYQSSRRFYVVMWKQITQTYWEEKPSKAFGISGVSLKVVNSTTGTGENLRNALWHTGNTKQQVRTLWHDPKNIGWKDYTAYRWHLIHRPKTGFIRVVVYEGKQIMADSGPIYDKTFAGGRLGLFVFSQEAVFFSDLKYECRDN, encoded by the exons ATGATTCTCCGAAGGTGTCTTCGAATGTTGGCCCTTTTGCTTCTGTTCACCTTCGCAAAATCTCAAG ACGCACAACTGGAAGATGAAACCGTTTTTGACTTGTTTGAAACCAGTGGGATCTCACGCAAGACTATCGGCGTGAAGCTTTTCAAAGGTTTGGACAACGATGCTCCAGCATACCGCTTCATCCGTTTCGACCAGCTCCCCTCGGTTAGCTCCACAGCGCTCCAAAAGCTCCTTTTGCAGATACAAAACAATGAAGGCTTCATTCTCACAGCCACTCTGCGCCAGGACCGCACATCCCGCGGCACCATTCTTGCACTGGAAGGCCCTGGAGAGCGCAGGCAGTTTGAAGTTGTTTCGGATGGAAGAACCAACTCTTTAGATTTGGTGTACTGGTGGGCCGACGGCTCACGCAATGTGATCTCCTTTGAGGACGTAGACCTCTCCGATTCACAGTGGAAGAATGTAACACTCTATGTGCATGGAGAGACGGCAACTTTGTACATTGGTTGTGGGCTCATTGATAGCTTTATTTTAGACGAACCTTTCTATGAACACCTGAGCGCCACAGGTGGCCGTATGTATGTGGCCAAAGGGGCTACACGAGAAAGCCATTTTAGG GGCTTGCTGCAGAATGTACGTTTTATCTTTGACACCCCACTTGAGGACATTCTGGAGAGCAGGGGATGTGATCTTGCAAACCCAG TGGAGGCGAATGTAGTCAGCGAGAGTGCAGAGTTGGTGGAGGTTCCATCTTCCATTGCCACCAATGTGATTGGCCAGAATACAGATGTTCCAGCAACCAGCTCCTCAGAACTGATGTGTGAACGTTCCTGTGAGGAACTGGCCAACCTTTTCCAGGAGCTCAAGGGTCTCAGAGTTGTCGTTAGCAACCTCATAGATGGTCTGCAGAAAGTG aCAGAAGAAAACACTGCAATGAAGGAGGCACTAAATAAGATGCAGAGTCTTTCGGAGCAAACTATGTGTTGGCAAGATGGCCGTATGTTTGAGGACAAAGAGGACTGGATTGTGGATAGCTGTACTAAATGTACCTGCCAAGAAGGAAAAGTTGTTTGCCGTCAGATCACTTGCCCTCCAGTGGCATGTGCCAATCCATCCTTCATCGATGGCGAATGCTGTCCAGTTTGCCTTC CAATGGACAGTGATGACGGCTGGTCTCCATGGTCAGAATGGACTCAGTGCACAGTCACATGTGGAAGTGGCACTCAACAGAGGGGGCGCTCTTGTGATGACACAAGCAATACATGTTCCGGACCCTCGATTCAGACACGCAAGTGCAGTTTGGGAAAATGTGACCGCAGAG TTCGTCAGGACGGTGGCTGGAGCCTATGGTCTCCCTGGTCGTCCTGCTCAGTGACGTGTGGAGAGGGACTGATCACTCGCATCCGTCACTGCAATGCTCCTGTTCCACAAAGAGGCGGAAAAGACTGTGAAGGTGAAGGGCGAGAGACACAGAGCTGCCACGCAGACCCCTGTCCAA TTGACGGTGGCTGGGGTCCATGGTCTCCTTGGGCAACATGTTCAGCCACATGCGGAGGGGGCCTGAAGAGTCGTGGTAGAGAGTGTAACAGTCCTGAACCACAGCATGGAGGAAGGAAGTGTCTTGGAGACGCCATTGAAAATGAAGTATGCAACCGAAAGGAGTGTCCCATTG ATGGATGTCTTTCGAACCCTTGCTTCTCCGGAGTCGAGTGTATCACAGATTCTGATGGATCCTGGGAATGTGGACCCTGTCCTAATGGTTATCGTGGCAATGGAACTTCCTGTGAAGATGTCAATGAG TGCGATATGGTATCAGATCTGTGTCATAAGGTGGGTGGCCTACAGCAATGTGTGAATACAGACCCCGGATTCCATTGTCTCCCCTGCCCCCCACGCTACAAAGGGACTCAGCCCTACGGCATGGGAGTGGAGTCAGCTAAAACCAACAAACAG gtGTGTGAACCCTACAACCCCTGCAAGGACAACAGCCACAGTTGCCACAAGTATGCTGAATGCATCTTCCTTAGTCACTTCAGTGACCCGATGTACAAGTGCGAGTGCCGTATTGGCTACGCTGGAGACGGCATCATCTGTGGAGAGGACTTTGATCTGGATGGATGGCCCAACCAGGATCTTGTGTGTGGAGCAAATGCCACCTATCACTGCAAAAAG GACAACTGTCCAACTTTACCCAACTCTGGTCAGGAGGACTTTGACAATGATGGGCAAGGAGATGCTTGTGATAaagatgatgataatgatgaaaTTGTGGATGAAAGG GACAACTGCCCCCTGATGTATAACCCCAGGCAGTACGACTATGACAAGGATGATGTCGGAGACCGTTGTGATAACTGCCCATATGAACACAACCCTGCTCAAACCGATACTGACAACAATGGGGAAGGAGACGCCTGTTCTATTGATATGGATGGAGATG AGATTCTAAACGAGCGAGACAACTGCCCTCTCATTTACAACACCGACCAGAAAGACACAGATTTAGATGGTGTCGGAGACCAGTGTGATAACTGCCCCTTAGTTCACAACCCACAACAG acGGATACAGATAATGATCTAATTGGAGACCAGTGTGATGACAACCAGGACATAGATGAAGATGGCCATCAGAATAATATGGATAACTGCCCGTACATACCCAATGCTAACCAAGCCGACCACGACGGAGACGGGAAAGGAGATGCTTGTGattttgatgatgataatgatggcATTCCTGATGACCGGGATAACTGCAGACTAGTTTCCAACAAGGACCAAATGGATTCTGATG GTGATGGACGTGGCGACGCCTGCGAGAATGATTTCGACAACGACAAAGTCCCGGATATCTTCGACGCGTGCCCGGAAAACAGTGCCATCAGTGTTACAGATTTCCGGAAGTTTCAAATGGTTCACCTCGACCCCAAGGGAACCACACAAATTGATCCCAACTGGGTGGTCCGAAACCAGGGTAAAGAGCTTGTGCAAACTGCCAACTCCGACCCTGGAATTGCAGTGG GCTTTGATGAATTCGCCGCCGTGGATTTCAGTGGGACCTTCTATGTGAATACAGACAGGGATGATGACTATGCAGGTTTTGTGTTTGGATACCAGTCTAGCCGACGCTTTTACGTAGTTATGTGGAAACAGATCACGCAGACGTACTGGGAAGAGAAGCCTTCAAAGGCGTTTGGCATCTCTGGTGTCTCTCTGAAGGTGGTCAACTCTACCACAGGCACTGGGGAAAATCTACGCAATGCATTATGGCACACAGGCAACACTAAGCAACAG GTGCGCACTCTGTGGCACGACCCAAAGAATATCGGCTGGAAAGACTATACTGCCTACCGCTGGCATCTCATCCACAGACCGAAGACTGGCTTCATTAG agTTGTTGTGTATGAAGGCAAGCAGATCATGGCAGACTCAGGCCCCATTTATGACAAGACGTTTGCAGGTGGAAGACTCGGGTTATTTGTTTTCTCCCAAGAGGCTGTCTTCTTCTCTGACCTCAAATATGAATGCAGAG atAATTGA